One window from the genome of Candidatus Synechococcus calcipolaris G9 encodes:
- a CDS encoding DUF6119 family protein, whose protein sequence is MPKYNLYRIPKDQEEDLIAKLRLSGLEQIGEQEVEGFQMKFFFSSEPDEIEIWWVETYQEFLGDVETPKNLMHFGVLLISGSEICYAISLGKAHFYLSQFCDSEFGLNLAERIIDENDLKIKNSKYYKSAKSKMITTYQQGSQVMFDSGESMHYIKGKTIDSARWGKMVSFGKSVHLNIAKQPLEIPTVINEIEDVLSQPIRVKLPKVDIVKDGRIIQRLDKTLARAILRTQNDSGINVEEFTMSGVDFIFADSYEYSLYLKGKSDEAVRLDELNLESLVAFLRNHRINIQEEINNLKVKVHNEYGRDHTKPLKFYLDFIKEDERYCLIDGVWHKFNQSYVEFLEEKVDEIKLDYNSAFDVNSGIDEARFNQERENDGYLNYDRDLQSLDGRYRVEKMDLYKDGVLYFVKKGTPQKLAYVIDQAINTVKILQNNADCIMINKEPVEINGICLWMILKRQTVIEKLSDINSIILHMKLVEWRRTLIDAGFTPLIKVNYIRE, encoded by the coding sequence TTTCTAGTGAACCTGATGAAATCGAAATTTGGTGGGTTGAAACATATCAGGAGTTTTTAGGAGATGTAGAAACGCCCAAGAATCTAATGCATTTTGGAGTCCTTCTTATTTCAGGAAGTGAAATTTGTTATGCTATTAGTCTAGGTAAAGCACATTTCTACTTAAGTCAATTTTGTGATTCAGAGTTTGGATTGAATTTGGCAGAAAGAATAATTGATGAAAATGACCTCAAAATCAAAAACTCAAAATATTATAAAAGCGCAAAAAGCAAAATGATTACCACATATCAGCAAGGTAGTCAAGTAATGTTCGACAGTGGAGAGTCAATGCACTATATAAAGGGTAAAACCATCGATTCAGCTAGATGGGGAAAAATGGTTAGCTTCGGAAAGTCCGTGCATCTTAATATAGCAAAACAACCTTTAGAAATTCCAACTGTCATAAATGAAATAGAAGATGTTCTCAGTCAACCAATTAGAGTGAAACTGCCAAAAGTTGATATTGTAAAAGATGGTCGTATAATTCAACGTCTGGACAAAACTTTGGCTAGGGCAATTTTAAGAACTCAAAATGATTCAGGCATAAACGTAGAAGAATTTACGATGTCTGGAGTGGATTTTATTTTTGCAGATAGCTATGAGTACAGTCTTTATTTGAAGGGGAAAAGTGACGAAGCCGTTCGTCTGGATGAACTGAATTTGGAATCTTTAGTTGCCTTCTTGAGGAATCACAGAATAAATATTCAAGAGGAAATAAATAACTTAAAAGTGAAAGTCCACAATGAATATGGACGTGATCATACAAAGCCCCTCAAATTTTATCTAGATTTTATTAAAGAAGACGAGCGTTATTGCCTTATTGACGGAGTTTGGCATAAGTTCAATCAATCGTATGTGGAATTTTTGGAGGAAAAAGTTGATGAAATCAAACTTGATTACAATTCTGCTTTTGATGTGAACTCTGGGATTGATGAGGCTCGGTTTAACCAAGAGCGTGAAAATGATGGATATCTAAACTACGACAGAGACTTGCAAAGCTTAGATGGACGTTACAGAGTCGAAAAGATGGATTTGTACAAGGATGGCGTTTTATATTTTGTGAAAAAGGGTACTCCACAAAAATTGGCATACGTTATTGATCAAGCCATAAATACCGTTAAGATACTTCAAAATAATGCTGATTGTATCATGATAAATAAAGAACCGGTAGAAATAAACGGAATATGCTTATGGATGATTCTAAAACGACAGACGGTAATTGAAAAACTTTCAGATATTAATTCTATTATTCTCCATATGAAACTTGTAGAGTGGAGAAGGACTCTGATAGATGCCGGATTTACCCCCTTAATTAAGGTTAACTACATCAGAGAGTAG